DNA from Phocoena phocoena chromosome 1, mPhoPho1.1, whole genome shotgun sequence:
ACAGTTGGTAAATGTCTGGTTGAAGCAAGTTAAAGGGAGCATAGGTTTGTAAGTGAAGAAGCACACACAGGTAACTTTAGTTTTGCAGTGACAGGGAACAGAAAAATGGGATGGTGGCTTGGGGGGGAAAGGGTATCAAGAGAGGGggatttattttgtatgtttctAGAGTGGAGATtattaaaaggaggaaaaacaagtAATGCAAATGAAAGATGGGATAACCACAGAAGCAGAGTCTTTTGAGAGTGGATAAAGTAATCAACTGCAAAGTGAGGACTAGTTTTAAATAGGAGTAGGGCCAGTTCCTCctttgaaacaaaaggaaaggcaGAATATGAGCACTGATGCAGATAAATTTAACAGTGGGAAATGAAGTAGCTCTGATTTGATGTGATGTTTCCTATAAATTATTAAACTGGCATTCTGGCTTAGAAACTTTTTGAGCTTCCTTTAATTCCATCAAGGTGTGTTGGTAAGGCTGCCTTTCTAAATCTAAGCTTAAAAACATTAGCTTACCATAAAAAAAGTCTATAATTTTAGTTTACGTTTAAAGGCTTTGTTAATAGCAGGTGAACCTTAAGTTTGCAGGCAGCTAGGGAAGAGGAATGTTAAATGCCTTGAACATTACAAACATAACTTCAGTGACTTCAGGCTTAGaccctttatttccatttctgagaATCAAAGTTCAGTGTACTCTCAAAAATATAAGCTTAAGACTTCATTACAGTATTCCATACTTGCTTTTAAGTCATCAGCAGTCTAAACTCCAACTTTACCAGGAGGCTGAAAATTCCCTACTAGAAAAAGTCTTTGTACATCCTTACCCAGTTTTGATACAAACTGCAGATCTATAGTTATGTACTCAGTTCTATTACTCTATATGTGAACCTTAGTGTTTACTAAAAAACCAAAGGGATTTATTAAATGCTGCAGTGGGAATGACAGGCATTCAGGGTCAGACTGACTTCCACTTCCACTCTGCCAGCACTTATTAGCCTTCTACTTAAACCCTGAACCTGTTGCAGAGAAAATGTCACAAAgaggttgtgagaattaaaaacaaGGGATATAAAGGGCCAGGCACTAATAGGTCCTTGGCACCTCTAAATTATGAGATTAATTCGACAAGCATTGGCTTCTCAACCTTGGCGCTGACATTGACCAAGGCAGTTTTGTATGTGACACATGCATTGCAGGACCTTTAGCAgtagcatccttggcctctaacCCACATTGTTGGTTTTAGAAGGTACCCCTTAAAAAGGATGTGTTCATCTTTCAAAATAAACTGGATTATTCCATTATCtgcaatttcaaaattttatttttaaaatctctaaagcAGTGTTTCTCCCAGTCTGGGGGGTGGGCGGTTTCCTAAACATCAATGCCCGGGGCCTATTGAGTCAGAATCTGAGGGTGGGATTTGAAAATCTCTAAAAAGCTCAGAAAGCTACCTGCCTAGCTGATTTAAGCACCATTTCAGATGTCCAGCAAGTTTATTTTACACACTTGGCAAAGAACTGGGGCTGATAATTTTATCcaaatgccccccccccccccaccagcgcAGTTTGCAGATTCTGGTGTATCCTGGGGTCACACTAGGGCTCCATTTTGGAACGGAATCCAAATGAAAAAGCCCAGAAGCCTTGAAAGAAGTGCTGTCTTTGGCAGAGATGTGCAGTGTTTGGCATGCTGCGGCCAACACTTGATagttcctttctctctgcttAAATGTGAAAGCCATCTTAACATTCTACCCCATGGCAGAAGCTGCTGGTCTCACTCGCTTCTAAGATCTAACATTAAACACCACCACCCCATCTCAGTCTATTTAGCATCCTTCCCCCAGGGCAATGGCCTAGCTGCAGAACAGATCACACCCTCCTTCCCCTCGGGGCCATAAATTCCACCTGGCTCTTGACCTGAGGGTGAGAAACAATCTTTtgctaaattaaatgaaaagcctAGAAGCAGAATTAAATCCCAACCTCTTTGTACATGAAGATTTGTACTAAAGAGCCTTTTAACATTCAAGTCTGCAACTTCAatgagcacctgctgtgttcATAAAGTAAAcatgttgggggggggggggacagaggcaaaaaaaaaaaaaaaaaggaacataatgATCCAAGAGTGTATAACTTTTGCTTTATTAGGAACCGAGTCACATTGTCTTTCCTGCAGAAGCCTGAGCCAAGGCAAACACAATACCTTCATGTTCCAACCTTTAATCTGACTTGCCCTttactgtccttttcccatttcttccactctttttccCTTACAGTATATTACCACCTAGGTATATCTCATGCCAAAGAATGGACAAGTGGCTTCCTTTTTAAAAGCTACATTAACTGAAAACAGTAActtacgttttcttttttttttttatgaatagGAGAATGCTGTAGCAAAACATAAGCGTGCcttataaaaaaaattctgtcctgCCCTCCCAAAACCCCTAAGTACAGAGTGAGAGTGACAGGACATTCAAGTTGGAAAATTATGCTTAAAGTGGCAGTATTTTTTAATGAGGGAGAACAAATCCATAAATCCAATGAagactatataaagaatttaaaaaccatTCATTTTAGCACTTGAAGGAACTTAAATTATCACCTAGCTGAACCCCTTCATTACAGATTGCAGGCCAGATAAAAAAATATGTCCTACAGGTTACAgaagttagtggcagagctgagaataAAATCCAGCCCTCTAGATTTCCAGCTTTTTTCATCACACCTAGGTATGGTTACCATGTACTATCAACAAAGAAATACAATCAACAGCAACTTCATATCACAGGCAAGAAACAGACGAGATTTGTCTCAACACAAAGTATTTATTCTTACAGACACAACTGATGTGTTGTTACTAGTTAACACAGAAAATCTGCAGTCCTCcttaaaggaatttaaaacagcAGTATACTAATATAAGCAACATGGTTAGGACAATTTCACCTTTCCCATCTATGCATCTCAGGTTATTAGAAGGAAATTATGCTGCTTTTAAATTTCAATGATAGCCAAATCCCCCAAATGATTTCATACAGATGTTTAAAGAGCTCATAAAATAATGTATGCCCTTACCTTATCTCCAAACCAGTTGATTAACAAATTATAGCATAACCATGGTACCATAATCTATTTAGGTTTAATTTACCCTACCTGCTTACTTTCTGGTCAAATTCTCAGGGTTTCCATTTTAGATTCATATTATATACCAAAGCAGGATGATTAAAGATGGTTTTAATCTTTGCCAAACCaccctaaaataaaatattctcttgTCCGAcctaagtttttttatttttcatagtccTTTAAGCTCCTAGGAATTTTAGATGTTGAAAACATCCCCTGTGCTCGGGATTCGACATTGTATGGCTCATTAGGATCTGTTGTGGCTGGCCTCGGACACTTTTTGTTAACTAGTGAGTATCTGCTTTTCTCTATGCATAAAAAACATGTTTCTCTGAAGTTTTTTTTCCTAGAGGAAGTATAATAACGTGCAGTGTATTAGTGTTTATGCTTCCTTTTGACAGGTAGAATTAGAAGATCATGTGATGCTGCAATAGGAGGATTTATCTTGGTGACTTTAGGATGCTGGTATGTGTGCTAAGTATTCAAGAAGATCCACGATTTTAATAGGTTTATCTAGTTCCAAAGGACATGCTCTACTCAGAGCAATCTCCCACTAAGATTCCCCACCCTCACTGAAATTTATCTTACAAAATGATATTGCCGGACTGcctttaatcttttaaatatgtatatatacacacacatcttgtGTCATTTGtcaaatgaacagatgaatgcatGGCATTAGGCACTGCATTAATGCCATGTCAGGGTTTATACTTCATTTAGGAAGGCCTCAACCTTTTATCTTATCCTAATGCTCATTTCAATCCCTACCTATGGCATAACCTCTGAAAATGCTACCTTAAGAATGTGTTCACAACCACTGACAGTCATCTGtaagcatttaaaatgtttgattaCAAATTGCAAATTAGTTTCTACAGGTATATCAATTTATTCATGTTCTCCTTACTAGGTTCCATTGTAGGTATAATTATGCAAAGCTAAGAATCCAGGAAAGACTTGCCAgagaaggaattaaaaacaagattttatATGAAAGTACCCACCTTGatcctgaaagaaaacaaaccaacagcggcagcagcagcaattGAGCAGTCTTGAGCACAGAAAACCCAGATACAACTCACTTCGGTGTGAACAAAGCCGAGATCAACTATAGAAAGCATTTTATATACCACAAGGCTTTCAACCAAGTAAATAAAGTATGTGTAAGTTGTTGTCATTTTACATGTGTATGAGTATTTACAAACTTATTCTGCCCCTGTATCTACTGTCAGTATAGCACATAGTGGACTCATACTTAAAATAAACCTCGTGTTTATCATGCTTAGAAAAGTGTTTCCTTATAGTAAGCAGTGAGTACACCTGACgtttcaagaaataaaatctcAGTTCGATGTTAAAACttgccttaaaaacaaaaatcacaactgTATTACCGTACCCTGTTAAAAATGAGGGGATACTTTCTGATTTCTAAAGCCAGTGATGTTATATCAGACTTAAAACTAATGGGTCGTCACtctgcaatttttattttaaaaatgtacgcATTGCTTGACCCTATTCTTCCACTTCAACAGGTGAGTCATCTCTCAGAAAGGAAAAGTGGATTTTAGCTGCTCTAAATATTTTTGGGATGTatgcagggtttttatttttaagtagaacTTAAATATGTACATGgcacacataaaaatattttcagaaacttGTTTGGTGCAAAGGAAAATACTGCAGAATTACATATTGTTTCATTTATGTAAAGACATTTATAATTCAACTGgctgccatttttaaaaagcacccaaCACCCAACTAAGTCCacagcatttattcattcattcatcaattttGGTTTAATAAATATCAACATTACTTAAAACACAGGCTTAGAGACCTTTCTGGTTAAGGAATGATAAGTATGAAAGAAGACACCAGTGGATAGGATTATGGCATTATTACTGGTCCTACTGATTATCATGGGTGAGCTAAACAGATCAAGGAAGAGATGTTTTGaaactttattttgttctgaatCCGTTTTCAGGATAGGTAGGGGCCTGCTCCAGTTCACTTCATAAGAGCAGTAGCATTTTCCCTCCCATGCTCACCTTCTTATGGCTGTCATTATGAGGGTTAGGGTACACAAGCTATATGGTTTACCAAATGCCCTATCATGAGTGACACTGTCAAGCATATATGTTCTAAGAGATTTTTATTGATCCTAATCATCTGGCAGCCACCAAAGGAAAGACTTGGACATTAACAAGGGAAGGttattagaaaagagaaataagtttTTGCAAGATCATCTGCCTGCCGTTACTGACACAAATCAGAGCTGGGTGCAGTCTGTATTATTCAAATTGATCTTAAACAATTATGTTAAAAATTCCATGTGACAGTCACTCATGTTTTAAAAGGCATgagttggggtggggtggaggaattCATGAGTACTAATCAAATTTGATATTTAACAAGCTATGCAGGCCACTTACGTTCTCAGCTTCAGTTTGATAACATGTAACATGAAATCAGGCAAATGGATTATGTAAGtcaagtcccttccagctctagcACACTATGATTACGTCTTACCCTGAGTAAGAGAAAAATCTCTCAGCTGGTAAAAATTTCCAAGGCCTTCAATAATAACAAGGTTAGTTCATTTTCACAGCAGAATGACTGCATAAATTGGAGACCTGgataaaaacagaagtttaaataTAATTACTTATTTGGATTACTTTTCAAATATCAATTCATAAACTTAAATCATTAGCACTTTTTCTTTACCtattaaaatgacacaaaatgCATTAATGAATTATTGGACCATTCAACATGCTCTAGGCCCTTAAAACATTGCTACCAGACCTCCAAGGCCTCCAAGTTGATCTTGACACTTCTACTTCTGGTCCCTCCAGTCCAATCTTCTTCCACTCTGCCATCCAACTTCAAGTTCAAACTGCGAAGTTTTGCCAGTCCCACCTCCAGTGTACCTCTGGCCACCATGAACTGAACTCATACCCCTGCTCAAATTTTTTCACTTCACTTATAATGCCCttttcctgcctccttctctATAACCTTCTACTCTCTTGCTAACTTCTAGAATTAGGATCATCACCACCTTTTAGGCGCTCTCACTACTTTGTTTCATGTTCCACTAACAGTAGTTGGCACTTCCACTGGTCGCTGACTTGTGCTACAAGAACCCTATCTTTACATTCCCAACCAAGTGTCTGGTATAAAGCAGTCAACACATGTTAGTTTAATTACTAAATGTTCACTAGTCCCTCTCACCCAAAAGCTTACACTTTCCAAACTTAAGCTGAAACAGTAACCTACCTTCCAAGCCCACTTGAAGCCTCCAGCTGCACTGCTTCCTTCATTATTCCATTAAATCCGAAATTTCACACTAGGTGATATAGCGGTAGGTACCAGCTAAATAGCTGATTAAAATAGAATTGTGGCAATTAGTAGGTTTAAAACTTTGCAGCTTATCATACCTACTTTAATTAACTACCTCTAAGTGCTTTATGCAGTTCCTCCCAttccctcacccctccctctttgtttttccttgacTACTTGCTTTACATCTCAGTAAAAGAACCTCAGGGAATTTAAAATTAAGCTTTTCTCTGGACTTGTGATTTCTATTGACCAAGTTTGCCAACAAGAAATCTGACTATCCCTAATACCATTATTTAATTTGCAAGCATCTCTTCAGTCTACGTACCTCTACTCCATCGCTGGTTTCCCTTTGCTTCGATTTTATAATGCGAGGAGGTCTATATAATAAATTCAGGATTCCTGTTTATGCACTTTTCAGCAAAAAGCTAGGGATCAAATAGGGTTTGAATCCTTCTATTCCTAGGTAAAAATCTGTGGTGGATGGGGATTAAGACACCCCTTTAAAAGTGATGTTAACGTAAACTACTTTGGGAAAGCAGAATACCTTCATGAGGAAAGTAGAAAAATTACTGATTGCTTTAACTGTGGTTTTTAACAGTACTctagaataaaatatctttggGAAGCATCTTAAAATACGGTCCATTGGTCATAAAATCAGGTcagtaataatatataatatcctCTACCACCCAAATACTGGTATCTTACACATGTTGTTTTTGTGCATTAAGttccatatttaaattttaagacaAGCTTTAGGGACAAAAAAGCTTAgttttttaataaagtattaCATTTTAAAGTTCATAATGTGAGCACTACTGATCAGTGTTGCAAACATTTGAGTCTTTTCAACCACTTTATTTTCTGGAGATTAAAAGATGACTTTTTCCAAGTATTTTTATCTTGAGAAAGCTACCAGTGACTATAAGtactaaattaaaatttctattgTTCACTAAATGTTCACATGGGCTTAACAGGCAGCTATCTTTTCTACTCTTTTCCAGGAATAACTTTTACTAAGTTCTGTAAGTTGTAAAACAGCTATTATATATGGCCTACCCTTAGGGGATTCAAATTTGCATATACTGGTTTCTTAAAGGGTTTTCATAAAAAACGTCTTCCCCCTTAGACAAGGACTAGTCACGTGAAATGAAACGTGTTCTATCTAAATTCTAAGTTTGCTTTAAAAACATCTTTCTAGTTTGCTTTTTCTCAATGAACAGAAATGGCTTTGAGTTTTTACCTTTTACTCTAAGTTGTCTGCTCTTCAAGTCTTTAGAGATTGCTTTTATTTGACAGAGTAGAACTGTATTTCACTCAGGAAACTCTGGTAGTTACATTTTCAGTCAGTACAGCAGCCAAGTCCTCTCACTTCACCAAAATACATTATTCTCAAGTATGTAGTGGGAAAAACTAATTTCTTCTAAGCTTCTTATTAAGTCTTTAAATAATTTCAGGGCAACAAGAAAGTACATGCTGTGGACTAGCATAATCAAAGTCCTTGTCTTAAATTTCACTTCTTGATCTTTTTGTACTTTGATGTAAATTTACATCACTTCATTCTCCAAAAAGATCATTTTCCAAGTTATTATAAGCTAACAAAAAGCATTTGTGCATTTAATACAGATACAGAAAGATTTTTGGGAACTCAAGGACATAGGTATCCTAGCTATCTTTGTATTAGAATATTGTAAGGAAGTATTTCAACGCTACAAGTAGGGAGGATATTGAAACAATGTCTTACATAACATTAAATAGAAGGAATCTGAACCATTAGAATAAGGATTTAACCTTAAAGGGACTTGGCTCTATTTGCATGTACTGCCTTTAACCTATGCAAGAGGACCACCAATTGCTAACATACCACCAAATACCTCACATTCTTTCAGGTATGCAAAGGAGATACTAGAGAACCTTTCTTTCCTGTTACAAACAAATCTATGCACCTAGTTACTAATTTCTCCCTTTCccctgcctttttaaaataagaggagTTCTAATTAAGGTGATCCTGGAAGCCCAGTATAACACGTGTTAAATGTACAAGCAGCAATTAATTTGGAATACCTATTGGAATCACTGGAACACATTTACTTGGACCCTTTTACTCTTCCACACAGCACATTCACATGGACAGACTAAGGAAAAGGAGATGAAATTTAAATCagcacattattttttattttttcaaaacaaaaaaaaaaagtaagttggaACCTTTTGTTGTTCTTGACCGTGACTCTCCCATCTCCCTTAACTACAGACAACTGAAAGGATACCTTATTAACAACTACTTATTACAAAGTTATCCTGTCATTACTAAGTTATCCTTAGTACAAAGTTATCCTGTCATTCAAGTAAGCTTCAACTGTTCTTCTGAGGTATTAACTTTATCtcactttctctgcatctctttttTCGTTCTCACGAAAGCCACGCAAGTTAAATGTCTACAGTGGCCATCTCAAAGTTCTtgattgcttttgcttttaaaaaaaaaaaaaaaattttggctgaTACTAATTTGTGGCAGTGCTTCTCAAGTGCTTGGCAAGTATAAAATATCTTACTAGGCAAAACTAATTTTACTTCTTGTAAGAGCACAGAATGGAGTATTAGAGGATTGGCAGAAAAGAACATGCCACAACAGTTCAGTGTTTACAGCTTTTAAACACTATGCTAGCTTTCCAGGCCTGTAGTCCCTTCATAACATCCAGTTGTGCAGATACCCAAGCTGGGCATGCTCAGGAATAACTGCTGTGCCATTGGTGTAGCGCTGTGATTTTAACTGAAATATTTGAACAAATTAACTGAACAaattaactttccataagacattTCTCCATTTGCCTGGACTGGTATTCCCACATCACTTTCAACTATAATAGTTTCTCATACCCACAGATCCAGTTTTGTTTAAAAGCAAAACCCCTGTTCCTTGTCAAGATGCAAGTACATGTTGATTCCTggcatgaaaaggaaaaaaaaaattgtaatactCCTAGGTGATAAAATGATTACACATTAAACACACGATTAAGTTCTTGTCCCAATAACTCACCTAACCAAACGGATTATAGATGTCCTGGCCTATCAGTTATCTGCAACATTTTCTCCCCTAATATTGGATCTACAATCGCCAGTGAAAGCACCAACTGTCTACATAATGCCAAAAAGTTGTACTTATTCAGCTTCCCAGGTGGACAGCACATTCCCAACCTAACCGCACAATTTACAGGTGTTACATTTTTTTGAGTAATTCTGGTTAACATTATGAGTAATATTCCCACCTATTTCCAGTCTACCATTCCTCATGGACTAATTCCTTGGGCAAACTAATTGAACATATCCTATCACCCTATATCTTTAGTCCATCGGCTAAGATGTGAAAGTATATATGCCTACTTATCTTTGTTAGCCATTTCCCTCCTACCTAAAGCTATTATTTTCTGAGATCCAGCTATCTGCATGGTTGAAATTTACTAAATGTGACCACCAAATAAAATGGCATACCTAAtcagcaaaatatataaaaattgtatgtTAAGGTAGGTTATTTCCTGTTCAAATTCACAAGTTTATAGTTTAAGATTAATGTTAAGGTACTTGGGGATGctgggttttgatttttttcctacctCAACACACTAGGGGACACATACTACATCCATCAGTACTGTAGGTCATTTCCAAATTCTTAAGGATTTACTTTTCAAACATCAAGATTAGTATGGattaataaaacaaatgtcaCTTCAACAGGAGTTAGGTGGACTATGTAATTTTACTATGTGTCTTGTAAACATGTACCTGTAGTACTAAGTTAAGAACTAGGGATTAGAGCAGCCTAAATAAAACTCAAGCACTGAACTGGCTAGATCTATTACCTGCATGTTTTAGCACAGAAGTTGTGCAATGACAGGGCCAAAAAGAGTCACATCTGAAAATTACCCAAGATAAAGGCTCTCCACATCACAAGGATATTGCAGTTTTACCTATTTTTTAGTTAAGGCAATTAATGATTTGAAGAAACCGTGGTTTAACCTAATTAAATCCAAATTGCTGTTTAGAGATGAGGCAGTTGGTAAGTTTCTAACTCAAAGCACTAACTTAACAGTCCCTTAAAACTCACGCATAAGCAAGAGTTCCAATACATAAACTAAGCATTGCAACTTATTGTCAGGCCATTGCCATTAACATACACCCTTATTTTCATTAactattaataaaatgttaaaacctAAACCCATTTTTATAAAGTCCAGAGCCCCAGAAATATGAACAATGACCAAGTTTAGATTCAAAACATTTCAATGTGTAAGAAGGAAATTATGGAAACTAATGATTTTAAGATGTGTTTTATATCTAATACCAGCAACTACGACCTGGACTGAAGATACAAGTTTATGCCTTGCCTTCCTTAGTAAGTTTATTCTGGTTTAGGCTTTTAAAGCACATCAGAAATACCCTTACAGATCTTTACATGTGAAAGATGCCTATACCAGTGCCTTATAAGCTATCAaaatgtttcctcatttgtgcaATGGGATGGGCTATAAAAAACAATCCTAGGATAAAAGCCAATTTATATTAAGTAAAAGTTCATAGAAAAATGTCAATTTCCACAACTGAGGCGAATACAAAACAGTCTGTCCATGAACGTAAACTCCACAGGAGGTGAAAAAGAAATACTACCGAGTTACCTTTCcttgaaaacagtattttttcaAGGAAAACTGTCTTTAACAAGGTTTAAAATCTTGTGAGTGTTCAAAACATCtagttccatatttattttcagacAGGATACTAGGCAAATGACAGCTTATCGTTTCCTAGATTTAATATGGCTTCTTTTTGTCACTTCAAT
Protein-coding regions in this window:
- the COX20 gene encoding cytochrome c oxidase assembly protein COX20, mitochondrial isoform X1 — encoded protein: MAAAPEAGEPGKGKSFKLLGILDVENIPCARDSTLYGSLGSVVAGLGHFLLTSRIRRSCDAAIGGFILVTLGCWFHCRYNYAKLRIQERLAREGIKNKILYESTHLDPERKQTNSGSSSN
- the COX20 gene encoding cytochrome c oxidase assembly protein COX20, mitochondrial isoform X2, with translation MAAAPESFKLLGILDVENIPCARDSTLYGSLGSVVAGLGHFLLTSRIRRSCDAAIGGFILVTLGCWFHCRYNYAKLRIQERLAREGIKNKILYESTHLDPERKQTNSGSSSN
- the COX20 gene encoding cytochrome c oxidase assembly protein COX20, mitochondrial isoform X3, whose protein sequence is MAAAPEAGEPGKGKSFKLLGILDVENIPCARDSTLYGSLGSVVAGLGHFLLTKLEDHVMLQ